Part of the Candidatus Eisenbacteria bacterium genome, GCCACAGACCGTCGCGGTCGGCAGGATTGGTACCGCGATCGCCGGGAGTGAACGCGCGCGCGCCGCGCGACCCACTCGGATTCGGCGCCACGAAGCCCGGCGGCAACTTGCCTTCGGGGTTCCGCCCGCCGCGACTCTCCGCATAGCGTGTCGGTGGAACGTAGTTCGCTGGCGGCGCCGACTTGTAGCGTTGGAGCTTCCGACCCCACAGGCCGTTCCATTTGTTCCAGCCCTGCCACGCGGAATAGGTGATTCCCGCGGACGGCCGATAATGCGGCGGGCAGTCGGCGCGATACGAGTACACGTAGTACGGCACGAAGCCGTTCCAGTAGGCCGGCCCCCAGTGCCAGCCCCAGTTCACGCGCACATTGAAGACGCTGCAGCTGGTGTAGTACGGATCGAAGCCATCCCACCACGACCAGGTGCCGGGGCGGTGGCAGTCGTTGCAGATGTAGCGCGGGTAGCGAACCTTGGTGTGCACGTAGTAGGTCGAGTACGAGGTCGAGAAGGACTCGGTGTCCGAGTCGCGGTCGATCACGCGCCGCCGGATTCGCTCCATCGCGACGAATGGATCTCCCACGATCCGACCATCCTCGGTCACGCCCTCCTCGGGATCTACTTCGCCTTCGTAGCCGATCGCCTCGGCTGCCTCGTCGTAGGGCTGCAGATACCACGGCAACCGATCGAAGGGTTCCTCCGAAGCGATCGCAACGATGAAGCCTTCACCCACCGCCTGCTCGACCACGAGATCCATTTCGGAGCGCTCGGATGGCAGTCGAAGCGTCGTGCGGCCTTCGGCCAGTCCGGAGCTGCCACGGTCGGGATAGAGCACTCGCACGAGGCCCTCGGAATCGATCTCGTAGACGAGCAGATAGGCGTCGTCGGTGAGCCGGGCACGCACTTCCATGCGATCGCCGGGACGATACACACCGTCAGCGCCTCGGTCCGTCCACACTTCAACGCCGAGCCGATGTTCGGCGCGCGCCAGTGAGGGGCCGATGACGAGGGTCGCGAGAACGAGCCCGCCGGAGACGAGGCGCGTGGCCGCACGCAACATGGGTGTCACCATCCTTCCGAGTTCAGCCGCGAGTGCCGGCGGCTACCGGGGAGCGAGCGTGAGTGTCGCCCCTTGGAGCGCCGAATAGAAGTCCAGTCTTCGAAAACCTCATGCGCACGACCCGATCAGGACGCGGGCTTCGTCACCCACACGATCGGGCGCCTCGCTCCCGGCTCGCCGCGGGTGCCCTGGACGAGCAGCTCGCGATTTCCAGGATCGACCTGATAGGCCCAGTCGAACACCACGCGCGCCGCGGCGCCGGAAGTGGCCGGAAAGATGTGGCTGACACGAAACTTCGCGTAGTTGTTGTCGCGGGTCCACACCACGTAGCAGTGGCCCTCGATCAGCTCGACGCTTCCAGTCGGCGACCAGCCGGCCGTCGGAGCGAAGTCGATCGCATCGAGGCTCGAGCCGTAGCCCGCGTCCTGGATGTCGGTCGCGAAGTCGGGCACGAACATCTGGTAGACGGTGCCGTTGTGACCCATGAACATGTCCGTGCGAGCGTCTTCCCAGTTGCGCGCGGTCTGAGCCGAGAAGTCCCAGCCGGAAAAGTCGGGCCGGTCGAGATAGTTGTCGAGAAAGCGGTCGAAGCCTTCGGGGCGCGGAGTGTCGAACACGGTATCGAACGACAACTCGCTCTCGTTGCCCTCGCGGTCGTAGGCCGCGACCGCGAAATAGCGCGTGTCGCCGTTGGCGAGGCCCGTCACGGTGAACACCGAGCCGGTGGTGACCCCGATCGGGTCATACGGACAATCCGGACCGTTCGCGCACGCAGCCTCGTACACGCGATACCCCTCGACATCAGACTCGGTGTTCTCGAGCCAGCGAAGGTAGACCGTGGCGTCTCCAGTCACGCTCGAAACGCCGCGCGGTGCCGCCGGGGCGGAGTAGTCACGCCTCGTCACCTTGTCATCGCAGCCGGCGATCAACACCAGCAGCAGGAGAACTGCAGGCCAGGAATGACGCATCGGCTCCTCCCTCTCGTTCGTCGCGGAAAGCGTTCACACTGCGAAAGGGCAAGCGTTGTGCCATGCGTTTGGTGGCGCGCGCTCCATTGTGCCGCGACTGCGCAACTCCAGACCCACGAACCGGTTGCGTAAGTCGACACGGGTCGAGAGCAGGCGCCGGAAGACCGCAAGGGTGTGCGCCGCGGACTCAGGTGTGCGCGCACGCCACAGCCATCACGAACGAGTCGAGCGCGATCGGAGAGGGCGAACGGCAGGGTTCACGTTCGGCGGGACAGGCACTCGCGCGGCGGCGGCGCGCCTCTGCATCAGCAGACAAACAAGGACACCGGTCGAGTTACTCGCAGCACGAGCCTCAACATCCCCCAGTGTCGGCCCACGCTACGATCGACCGGTGTCCTTATCCCAACTCGACTGCTCGGTTCGGCACGCCGCGTCTCGTCGCGTTGGACCGGGTATAGGACGCTTCGAGAGCGGCGCGCCTGACCGAGAAATCCATCGTTGGCTGGTGCTGCACGGATGGAGTGAAGCGCCATCCGGAAAGTTCCTGGATATCCTCCAGGCTAGCCGGTCGATCGGGCAGGTGCGTGATCGAGTTGTTCGGGGCTCGTACCCTCGTCCTGAGCCCGTTCAGTACCGGCTAGCCCAGATTCACTGCGACTGCTTTGTTGCGACGACTTGCTGCTTCTCTGCGCTGATTTGGAGGTCCCCCCCTCCGAGCTATTCGGCTTCGCATCGTGCGTGCCAAGCACATTGCGTTTTGCGAACAACCTCTCAACGCGTTGGGCTGCAATAGTCTGCGGCACGATTGCGCGCTCGGTTCGAGCACGGCGAGCGGGGTGCAGCGGGGCCCAACTAGAAACAAAACTAAGAACCCCGCGACCTCCGAGCTAACTCGCTCGAAATCACGGGGTTCAGTGTTAAGCCGTTTGCTAGTCGGATCGGCCGAATCCTCAAGCCGTGTTAGTCACCGCACGCTTCTTCTCGAGTTTGAAGACGCGAATCTTGGACAGCAGCGTCGGGTAGCTCAGTCCCAGCTCGCGCGCGGTCTTTGCCTTGTTCCAGCGGTTGCGATCGAGCGCCTCGGCGACCATGCGCTTCTCGAGGTGCGCGATGCTGATGCGCAGCGAGCGCGAGTCGCGCAGGGACTCCGAAGGGCTCGAGGCCGCGCTCTCTCTCAGTTCGGGTGGCAGCAGGGCGGTCCCGAGAGTCTCGCCGTCTTCCGCCAGCACCACCATGCGCTTCACAGTCTTCTCGAGCTCGCGGACGTTGCCCCGCCACTCGGCGTGCAGGAACACCCGCAGCACCTCGGGCGCGAAGCCCGCGATCGGCCGATCCATCTGACGGGCGTAGGTGTCGAGGAAGTGCTGCGCGAGCAGCGGAATGTCCTCTCGGCGCTCGCGCATCGCGGGGACACGCACCGTGATGTCGTTGAGTCGGTAGTAGAGGTCTTCGAGGAAACGGCCCTCGCGAATGCGATCGCGCAGGTCGACGCCGGTCGCGCAGATGACGCGCGCCTCGACGCGCCGGCTGCGGGTCGCACCGAGCGGGCGCATCTCACCGCGATCCAGAACGTGAAGCAGCTTGGCCTGCACCGTCTCCGGAATCTTCTCGATCTCGTCCAGGAAGATCGTGCCGTCGCCGGCCTCTTCGAACAACCCCGACTTGTCGCGCACCGCCCCGGTGAAGGCACCCTGCACGTAGCCGAAGAGTTCACTCTCGAGCAGGTGCTCGGGCAGCGCCGCACAGTTGACCTGAACGAACGGGAGCTCGCGGCGATTCGACAGATCGTGCACCACCTGGGCGAGCAGGCCCTTGCCGGTGCCGGTCTCCCCCATGAACAGAATGGTCGCGTTGCTGTCGCTGACCTTCTGCAACATGCGCAGGATCTCCGACATCTCACGCGACTGGCTGATCACGCGCTCGAGTCCCGGCGTCGGCTTGAGCTGCTGGCGAAGCTGCTGGTTTTCGACCAGGAGTCGCGAACGCTGTGCTTCGACGATTGCGACCGCCGCCGTGTTGGCCAGCACCGCGAGCAGGTTGAGATCGCGCTGCTTGAACGAGCCCTGCAAGCTGTCACTCAGACGATCCACGAACAGCAGGCCGACCGACTGGGAAGGGAAGTTGAGCGGCACGCACACCAGCGAGCCGACGCCTTCGAGCGCACCCGCGAGCGCTTCGCTGAAGCGCGGATCGGCGGCGACACGGCTGGAGAAGATCGGGCCCTGCTCGGTCATCCGGGCACCCACGACCTGATCGAGGTGCTGCAGAATGCGGCGCGCACGATCACGACCCAGACCATGCTGAGCGACCACGTCGAGTCGCGCGCCGCTCGAGCTGAACGCGACGAATCCGCGATCGCCACCCGAATGCTCGACCGCGAG contains:
- a CDS encoding DUF4384 domain-containing protein; this translates as MLRAATRLVSGGLVLATLVIGPSLARAEHRLGVEVWTDRGADGVYRPGDRMEVRARLTDDAYLLVYEIDSEGLVRVLYPDRGSSGLAEGRTTLRLPSERSEMDLVVEQAVGEGFIVAIASEEPFDRLPWYLQPYDEAAEAIGYEGEVDPEEGVTEDGRIVGDPFVAMERIRRRVIDRDSDTESFSTSYSTYYVHTKVRYPRYICNDCHRPGTWSWWDGFDPYYTSCSVFNVRVNWGWHWGPAYWNGFVPYYVYSYRADCPPHYRPSAGITYSAWQGWNKWNGLWGRKLQRYKSAPPANYVPPTRYAESRGGRNPEGKLPPGFVAPNPSGSRGARAFTPGDRGTNPADRDGLW